The Thalassotalea nanhaiensis genome has a window encoding:
- a CDS encoding TonB-dependent receptor, translated as MRNPIAMSVALAIGLTNLSAFAEEATTENVEVDELAIEHVTVTARHKVESLQTTPIAVSAFGADQIKEERINGLEDISSRVPGFQMNAYNSAEPELFMRGIGSDIESAGAAAAIGMYIDGVYISRGTSAVMDLYDLQSVEVLRGPQGTLYGKNVVGGAVNFITKRPVDGDMEGSAEVTAGDYGLMEAKGYVTGAVSDSMAGKISVVSKTRDGYGKNTYTGNDADVAESTSVRGQLLYTASDDLEVLFTAASSSAEGVPKIKHIGYSAGRNEAFISEDPREDLSSVDNDEESDSTTFAVQVDWTTGIGHLTSITAYRDNDYSIYENAAAGLVDSTQKFEWCGDWSTFDIYPCEDNTVENQEDLALIQPDDEWLSLKEEQSEQFSQEFRLADVSDGPLGWLVGVFYMTEDIDRQEEVDYWFDTQWGTTTGNIYNTTVNDTTSYAVFGQASYELTDKLSVTGGLRWSRDEKDFSGTAGGKRFDNCCGHHIDLEGNWVFDEYAFETDDSWEEWTPSFNLDYQATDDMFLYASVAKGYKAGGFNGEGMEKAEEAIIAFDPETAWNYEVGFKTRSFSDRLQVNGALFFTEYTDIQTTVWVETGETTPDNLQVFNGTGEVSGLELEVVALVTEGLTLKGSYGFIDSEFTEDFEVDGENLKGNKMRRTPENTFSLNAVYEWGMGDFAEASVSVSYQYQDEYFFDNSNDPLTQVDSETNVDAVFMLRSWEDTWSVQVWAKNLTDELNVASTTVYAAMDDTVYNSYKAPKTVGVTFGYNF; from the coding sequence ATGCGAAACCCAATAGCAATGAGTGTCGCTCTTGCCATAGGTTTAACTAACCTGTCAGCTTTTGCTGAAGAAGCAACTACAGAAAACGTTGAAGTAGATGAGTTAGCGATTGAGCATGTAACCGTTACTGCTCGTCATAAAGTTGAAAGTTTACAAACAACACCGATTGCTGTTTCAGCATTTGGTGCAGATCAAATTAAAGAAGAACGTATAAACGGCTTAGAAGATATTTCAAGCAGAGTACCTGGTTTTCAGATGAATGCTTATAACTCGGCTGAGCCAGAATTATTTATGCGTGGTATTGGTAGTGATATAGAAAGTGCCGGTGCTGCAGCAGCAATTGGTATGTATATCGATGGCGTTTATATTTCACGTGGTACCAGTGCTGTTATGGATTTATACGACCTTCAAAGCGTTGAAGTGCTGCGTGGTCCACAAGGTACATTGTATGGTAAAAACGTTGTCGGCGGTGCAGTAAACTTTATCACTAAACGCCCTGTTGATGGTGATATGGAAGGTAGCGCAGAAGTTACCGCTGGTGATTATGGTCTAATGGAAGCGAAAGGCTATGTTACTGGTGCTGTCTCAGATAGCATGGCGGGTAAAATTTCTGTAGTGTCAAAAACACGCGATGGTTACGGTAAAAACACCTATACGGGTAATGATGCCGATGTTGCTGAAAGTACCTCTGTACGTGGTCAATTATTATATACCGCCAGTGACGATTTAGAAGTATTGTTTACCGCGGCATCAAGCAGTGCTGAAGGGGTACCAAAAATTAAACATATTGGCTATAGCGCAGGTCGTAACGAAGCGTTTATTAGTGAAGACCCGCGTGAAGATTTAAGCAGCGTTGATAATGATGAAGAATCAGACAGCACAACGTTTGCAGTGCAAGTTGATTGGACAACTGGTATTGGTCATTTAACCTCAATCACAGCGTATCGTGATAATGATTACAGCATTTATGAAAATGCGGCTGCTGGACTTGTAGATTCAACTCAAAAGTTTGAATGGTGTGGCGATTGGAGCACTTTTGATATTTACCCTTGTGAAGATAACACGGTGGAGAATCAAGAAGACTTAGCGTTAATCCAACCAGATGATGAATGGTTGTCATTAAAAGAAGAACAATCTGAGCAGTTTTCACAAGAATTTCGTTTAGCCGATGTAAGTGACGGACCATTAGGTTGGTTAGTTGGTGTGTTCTACATGACTGAAGACATTGACCGTCAAGAAGAAGTTGATTATTGGTTTGATACGCAATGGGGTACAACTACTGGCAATATATATAACACTACAGTAAATGACACCACAAGCTACGCTGTTTTTGGTCAAGCTAGTTATGAATTAACGGACAAGTTATCTGTTACTGGTGGTTTACGTTGGTCGCGAGATGAAAAAGACTTCTCCGGTACCGCTGGTGGTAAACGTTTTGATAACTGTTGTGGTCATCACATTGACCTCGAAGGTAACTGGGTATTTGATGAATACGCATTCGAGACTGATGATTCATGGGAAGAGTGGACACCAAGTTTTAACTTAGATTATCAAGCAACAGACGATATGTTCTTGTATGCATCAGTAGCGAAAGGCTATAAAGCGGGTGGCTTTAACGGTGAAGGCATGGAAAAAGCTGAAGAAGCAATTATTGCTTTTGATCCTGAAACAGCTTGGAACTATGAAGTTGGATTTAAAACGCGAAGCTTTTCTGACAGATTACAAGTAAATGGTGCGTTATTCTTTACTGAATATACCGATATTCAAACCACAGTTTGGGTAGAAACCGGTGAAACCACGCCTGATAACTTACAAGTGTTTAACGGTACTGGTGAAGTATCTGGTTTAGAGTTGGAAGTTGTTGCCTTAGTGACTGAAGGTTTAACCCTAAAAGGTAGCTACGGATTTATTGATTCAGAATTTACTGAAGACTTTGAAGTGGATGGTGAAAACCTCAAAGGCAATAAAATGCGCCGTACACCAGAAAACACGTTCAGCCTAAATGCTGTATATGAGTGGGGCATGGGTGACTTTGCTGAAGCAAGTGTAAGTGTTAGTTACCAATATCAAGACGAATACTTCTTTGATAACTCAAATGATCCACTTACCCAAGTTGACTCAGAAACTAACGTAGATGCTGTATTTATGCTGCGTAGCTGGGAAGACACATGGTCAGTTCAAGTTTGGGCTAAAAACCTAACTGACGAGCTGAACGTTGCTTCTACTACTGTGTATGCTGCTATGGACGATACCGTGTATAACTCGTACAAAGCGCCTAAAACAGTTGGTGTTACCTTTGGCTATAACTTTTAA
- a CDS encoding sodium-dependent transporter — translation MSISATKAVTWSSKSSFLFATIGIAVGLGNIWRFPYVVGTNGGAAFVLVYILTLLCFAAPIMIAELMIGRQGQKDPFSSIKELSEKNSASKSWQIIGWLSLLIPFIALSYYSVVAGWTVDYTWQSLLNRFDGIDNAGSKQYFQSLAGSPTHSVALFIGFIAFTMFIISKGLKDGLEKSVKLLMPMLFIILVFLVIYAAIAGDFAKGFAYLFSPDLSKINADVVLAAMGQAFFSLGVGAGSVMAYGGYLSKDISIPKSVLTVAFADTLVALLAGLAIFPFVFAFDLTPSSGPGLIFETLPIAFGQLPGGQWVGLLFFFLLAGAALTTALSMLECLVRFLSDRYQFTRVKATCIAGSASAVLGLGAALSFNLLADFKPLGFIDFFSGKTLFDLMDYSVANIMIPFNALLIVLFCGWVMKKDVVQVEFAEQSSVWFKPWLTLIRFIAPVGVIAVLIIGL, via the coding sequence ATGAGTATTTCAGCCACAAAAGCGGTGACTTGGTCATCAAAATCCAGTTTTCTCTTTGCGACTATCGGTATTGCGGTAGGACTTGGGAATATCTGGCGTTTTCCTTATGTGGTTGGTACTAATGGCGGCGCAGCGTTTGTGTTAGTTTATATCTTAACACTGTTGTGTTTTGCAGCCCCTATCATGATTGCTGAATTGATGATTGGCAGACAAGGTCAAAAAGACCCATTCTCTAGTATTAAAGAGTTAAGTGAGAAAAATTCTGCTAGTAAAAGCTGGCAGATAATAGGCTGGTTAAGTTTACTTATTCCTTTTATCGCTTTGTCTTATTACAGTGTTGTTGCCGGTTGGACTGTCGATTACACCTGGCAATCGTTATTAAACCGCTTTGATGGAATTGATAATGCCGGCTCTAAGCAATACTTCCAGTCACTTGCAGGTTCGCCAACTCACAGTGTTGCACTATTTATAGGCTTTATCGCATTTACAATGTTTATTATTTCGAAAGGCTTAAAAGATGGCCTGGAGAAAAGCGTAAAATTGCTCATGCCAATGCTGTTTATTATCTTAGTTTTCCTAGTTATTTATGCCGCTATTGCCGGAGATTTCGCTAAAGGGTTTGCTTATTTATTTTCCCCTGATTTATCTAAAATTAATGCCGATGTTGTGTTAGCTGCAATGGGGCAGGCGTTTTTCTCATTAGGTGTTGGTGCCGGTAGTGTAATGGCTTATGGCGGTTATTTATCAAAAGATATTTCCATTCCTAAATCGGTGTTAACCGTCGCCTTTGCCGATACTTTGGTGGCTCTGTTAGCTGGTCTTGCAATATTTCCATTTGTGTTCGCCTTTGATTTAACGCCATCAAGTGGGCCTGGGTTGATTTTTGAAACTCTGCCAATAGCGTTTGGGCAACTACCAGGTGGACAATGGGTTGGTTTATTATTTTTCTTTTTATTAGCTGGCGCCGCGCTTACAACAGCTTTGTCTATGCTTGAGTGTTTGGTACGTTTCCTATCGGATAGGTACCAATTCACCCGAGTTAAAGCTACATGCATTGCCGGCTCTGCCAGTGCTGTTTTAGGTTTAGGTGCTGCTTTATCATTTAACCTGTTAGCAGATTTCAAACCACTTGGCTTTATTGACTTTTTTAGTGGTAAAACATTGTTTGATTTAATGGATTATTCGGTAGCCAATATTATGATCCCGTTCAATGCATTATTAATTGTGTTGTTCTGTGGATGGGTAATGAAAAAAGATGTTGTGCAAGTAGAGTTTGCAGAGCAATCATCTGTTTGGTTTAAGCCATGGCTAACACTAATTCGATTCATTGCCCCAGTAGGCGTAATTGCGGTGTTAATTATTGGTTTGTAA
- the kynU gene encoding kynureninase yields MQKITREYCIQLDSQDSIADFRNEFNLPEHDIYMCGNSLGAMPKKAMAKVEQVMLDQWGTSLIKSWNIHGWFTLSQTIGDLLATTIGAEAGEVVVTDATGINVFKVLAAALTLNPERKKIVMEGSNFPTDNYTAQGLVKLLGNKHEIVFAETEQGILDAIDDSVAVVCLTQVHYKSGRLLDMKSITEKTQQCGAISVWDLCHSGGALPIDLNGCNVDFALGCTYKYYNGGPGSPAFVFCAKRHQGKALQPLTGWYSHAAPFAFEQDYRPAENINQMLSGTQGILSLAVSEIGIDIASRADMNEVRNKSLNLSDLFMQLIEQECAEFNFELITPKERARRGSQVAMSHENGYAIMQCLIAQGVMGDFRAPDTLRFGLTPLYLRFVDIWDAVATLKEIMQKGTWQEAVYNQKHAVT; encoded by the coding sequence ATGCAAAAAATTACCAGAGAATATTGTATTCAACTAGATAGCCAAGACAGCATCGCTGATTTTCGCAATGAATTTAATTTACCAGAGCATGACATTTACATGTGTGGTAATTCATTAGGGGCCATGCCTAAAAAAGCTATGGCTAAAGTTGAGCAAGTAATGCTGGATCAATGGGGCACTAGTTTAATTAAAAGCTGGAATATTCATGGCTGGTTTACTTTAAGCCAAACTATTGGTGACCTATTGGCAACAACTATCGGTGCTGAAGCTGGCGAAGTTGTCGTTACTGATGCTACAGGAATAAACGTATTTAAAGTGCTCGCTGCTGCTTTAACCCTGAACCCTGAACGTAAAAAAATAGTCATGGAAGGCAGTAACTTTCCAACTGATAACTATACTGCGCAAGGGTTAGTAAAATTGCTCGGTAATAAACATGAAATTGTTTTTGCTGAAACTGAGCAAGGTATTTTAGATGCCATTGATGACAGCGTCGCTGTTGTTTGTTTAACGCAAGTGCACTATAAATCTGGTCGCTTGCTTGATATGAAATCAATCACTGAAAAAACTCAGCAGTGCGGCGCTATTTCAGTATGGGATTTATGCCACAGTGGTGGTGCTTTACCTATTGATCTTAATGGCTGTAATGTTGATTTTGCTCTAGGTTGTACTTACAAATATTACAATGGTGGTCCTGGCAGTCCGGCTTTTGTGTTCTGCGCCAAACGCCATCAAGGCAAAGCTTTACAACCTTTAACTGGTTGGTACTCACATGCAGCGCCATTCGCCTTTGAACAAGATTATCGTCCGGCCGAAAACATCAACCAAATGCTCTCAGGTACGCAAGGGATATTAAGTTTGGCGGTATCTGAAATAGGCATCGATATTGCTTCTCGCGCCGATATGAATGAAGTTCGTAATAAATCGTTAAATTTATCTGACTTATTCATGCAGCTAATCGAGCAGGAATGTGCTGAATTTAATTTTGAGTTAATCACTCCGAAAGAACGCGCCCGTCGAGGTAGTCAGGTCGCAATGAGCCATGAAAATGGTTATGCCATTATGCAATGTTTAATTGCGCAAGGTGTAATGGGAGACTTTAGAGCCCCTGATACTTTAAGATTCGGTTTAACCCCCCTTTATCTGCGCTTTGTTGATATTTGGGATGCTGTAGCAACGTTAAAAGAAATAATGCAAAAAGGTACTTGGCAGGAAGCGGTATATAATCAAAAGCATGCAGTTACCTAA
- a CDS encoding LVIVD repeat-containing protein, which yields MTNKNISVFSKSIKPLLVSSIAIALTVTNVACAEKTSPKDINIKDKWVAQSDSLSIDKTPVDPVKGSYGLNTKTGEFTHPVATRDSHDRKPFDGILDYWDTEQYIKNMTIEAYYPITVEPFHTWQNIVDFDGRRYLYQYVRRDLKIFDITNPKDAKLLLTRGHTWGANGADKVDQNPYDETDMFGAASIQFNEKLGKYIMVQAFEVRRFGLLKNKRTQPDKVEAIRKSNHLKGFKVYEMNGPMPKDWKLLSERTTDVEHPDAPYGQQQGSGVRDLPAYFGGDTMYVAAAPDASYALTEYPNDLYSAGYQSWDMSDPTNPKFLDQLTVPGQIAFDPVHEAAFKENPRAGNRTSWMGARMSLFIPTPVEDGGKYGYAAMGGLGFYVVDITDSKNLKVVSHLNFAPSVAGTEGDFIDVSQVEKTGIVYFSGYPLNEDCWEPYKDVHMIDVSNPAKPVKVGVLPRPKPPADAKFVDFCQRRGSFGPKRTGYYTQPGTPKDNILPFNFYNAGLQVFDVSNIEKPKITAYFVPPFNTERVVEYARGNLSHSVYVEYDRNLFWLFTNHGIYVLSSPVLGEPSFEAPTTPWPARPLKK from the coding sequence AAACCGCTATTGGTCTCAAGTATTGCAATAGCCCTTACTGTTACTAATGTTGCGTGTGCAGAGAAAACTAGCCCTAAAGACATTAACATTAAAGATAAATGGGTTGCTCAATCTGATAGTTTAAGTATTGATAAAACGCCTGTTGACCCTGTTAAGGGCAGTTACGGTTTAAATACAAAAACCGGTGAGTTTACTCACCCAGTAGCCACACGAGATAGTCACGATAGAAAACCGTTTGATGGCATCTTAGATTATTGGGACACCGAGCAATACATCAAAAATATGACCATTGAGGCATATTATCCCATTACCGTTGAACCATTTCACACTTGGCAAAATATTGTCGATTTTGATGGCCGCCGTTATCTTTACCAATATGTTCGTCGTGATCTAAAAATATTCGATATAACCAATCCGAAAGACGCAAAATTGTTATTAACTCGAGGTCATACTTGGGGAGCTAACGGTGCAGATAAAGTTGATCAAAACCCTTATGATGAAACGGATATGTTCGGCGCTGCATCTATTCAGTTTAACGAAAAACTGGGTAAATATATCATGGTACAAGCTTTTGAAGTTCGCCGTTTTGGTTTACTGAAAAATAAACGTACCCAACCTGATAAAGTAGAAGCTATACGTAAATCGAACCATTTAAAAGGTTTTAAAGTTTATGAAATGAATGGCCCAATGCCTAAAGATTGGAAGTTATTATCAGAGCGTACAACCGATGTAGAACACCCTGATGCTCCTTATGGTCAGCAGCAAGGGTCGGGTGTAAGGGATCTTCCTGCTTATTTTGGTGGCGATACTATGTATGTTGCTGCAGCGCCAGATGCAAGTTACGCACTAACTGAATATCCAAATGATTTATATTCTGCCGGCTATCAGTCGTGGGATATGTCAGATCCTACTAACCCTAAGTTTTTGGATCAGTTAACGGTTCCGGGCCAAATTGCATTTGATCCTGTTCATGAGGCTGCATTTAAAGAAAACCCACGCGCAGGTAATCGCACCTCCTGGATGGGAGCTCGCATGTCATTATTTATCCCTACACCTGTTGAAGATGGCGGAAAATATGGTTATGCAGCCATGGGCGGCTTAGGTTTTTATGTGGTTGATATTACTGACAGTAAAAATTTAAAAGTCGTTAGTCACCTGAATTTTGCGCCGAGTGTCGCAGGTACCGAAGGTGATTTTATTGATGTATCACAAGTTGAGAAAACAGGTATTGTTTATTTCAGTGGTTACCCATTAAATGAAGATTGTTGGGAACCGTACAAAGATGTTCACATGATCGATGTTAGTAACCCTGCTAAACCAGTTAAAGTAGGTGTTCTACCTCGACCTAAACCTCCAGCAGATGCTAAATTTGTCGATTTTTGTCAACGTCGTGGTAGCTTTGGCCCTAAGCGTACGGGTTATTACACCCAACCTGGTACGCCGAAAGATAACATTTTACCGTTCAATTTCTATAATGCCGGTTTGCAAGTATTTGATGTAAGCAATATAGAAAAGCCTAAAATAACAGCGTATTTTGTACCACCATTTAATACCGAGCGTGTAGTTGAGTATGCTCGTGGTAATTTATCGCATAGTGTCTACGTTGAATACGATAGAAACTTATTTTGGTTATTTACCAATCACGGGATCTATGTGCTATCAAGCCCTGTGCTCGGTGAACCTAGTTTTGAAGCGCCAACGACACCTTGGCCAGCGAGACCCCTTAAGAAATAA
- a CDS encoding LysR family transcriptional regulator translates to MNPNMLERHLVSRLKFKYLQLLVTVGEQRNIFKAAQIHNMAQPAATKIIRDIESALNIELFDRSSRGVTPTLYGEVLIKHAKLILSQVKHASEELSSLQGGLTGRVTVGSLLAASATLLPNAIARLKKNRPNVSVSLKEGTADRLTKSLKIDDLDIMVGRIPEVPTEDGLTNEVLYHEPVVIVARADHPLQSRKNLTLHDLVDQQWILPPRETMLRDEIDGAFHREGLDVPVNPVESVSILTNRTLLKNTDMITALPLQVVLTYEEIGLMKRLDIPLIIAPGPIGVTLRAQRQLPPAAHYLLEALREEAEKLTKRYKEIY, encoded by the coding sequence ATGAATCCTAATATGTTAGAGCGCCACTTAGTGTCGCGTTTAAAGTTTAAGTATTTACAATTGTTGGTCACTGTTGGCGAACAACGAAATATATTCAAAGCCGCACAAATACATAATATGGCCCAGCCTGCTGCTACAAAAATTATTCGAGACATTGAATCTGCACTAAATATTGAATTGTTCGATCGTTCATCACGAGGCGTAACACCAACCCTTTATGGTGAAGTATTAATTAAGCATGCCAAATTAATACTTTCACAAGTTAAACACGCCAGTGAAGAATTATCGTCATTACAAGGCGGGTTAACCGGCCGAGTAACGGTAGGTAGTTTATTAGCCGCCAGTGCAACGTTATTACCTAATGCTATTGCTAGATTGAAGAAAAACAGACCTAATGTTTCAGTATCGTTAAAAGAAGGTACTGCAGACCGATTAACGAAATCATTAAAGATTGATGATTTAGACATTATGGTTGGTCGTATTCCTGAGGTTCCCACCGAAGACGGCTTAACCAATGAAGTGCTTTATCATGAACCGGTAGTGATTGTTGCCCGCGCAGATCATCCATTACAGAGTAGAAAAAACCTTACTCTGCATGATTTAGTCGATCAACAGTGGATATTGCCGCCAAGAGAAACCATGTTAAGAGATGAAATTGACGGTGCTTTTCATCGGGAAGGTTTAGATGTTCCGGTTAACCCAGTTGAATCCGTATCTATATTAACCAACCGTACATTATTAAAGAATACCGATATGATCACCGCATTGCCATTGCAAGTAGTGTTAACCTACGAAGAAATAGGCTTAATGAAACGTTTGGATATTCCTTTAATTATTGCACCAGGTCCTATTGGCGTAACGTTAAGAGCTCAACGCCAATTGCCACCTGCAGCGCATTACTTATTAGAAGCGTTACGCGAAGAGGCAGAAAAACTTACCAAGCGCTATAAAGAAATTTATTAA